CTTCTCCTCTTATATACAATTAGTTCCCTAACATACCGCCTACTGGAATAgtgattataatttatgaacCAGTACACTAGGTAAGTTCCTAAGAAAGAGAGGTGGGTCTCGGATAGACACGCTTAAATAATACCAAGTTTTTCCTTAGCCAGAACCTTCCCTAGACATGCACTTTCACAATCTCGCACTATGCTTCTAGTAGCAAGAATAATTCTTTCTGATGTGGCAGATCAGATTTTAGTGCAACCACAGAGCATACTAGAATTTTCTGTGACACTATACCAGTATACATGCAGCGGAATAATATCAATAACCaataggctctgataccactgttaggTATCAGAGTAATGAAAATAAGCTCTCACAAGAAAAATATTCACTAAATGGAAGAAATTACAACATCCTCTCTTTGAATACAAGGAGGATACAAGAAATGTTGGTGCATCTTAAACCTTCACTTACACTTCTATATATATGCAAATGAAGAAAGGAAGCCTTTGCCCACTTTAgatgtgagacttctaacactttaaaacatttttcctCAAAAATCAACATTTGCAGTTGAAGATCAATAGTAATGAAAGGTGTCATAAGATATTAGAGATTATGAAACAGCAATCACTTACCAGATTAACCATTTCTTCTATCCTACctatattcattttctttaagttaCATAACTCGCATTCAATCAGCAGTTCTGTACATCATAAATTTAATCCACAACGGTTATCTCTTCATGAAGCCAGCAAATATCCTGCAATGTCAAAAGAAAGTGCAAAATAAAAAGGATCAGaacaaacaaacataaataataacttAAGGATCTAGTAGATTTACAGAGTGGTTTTGTAAGAAATGTCACGGCAAGTTTGACGAATACTTTTACCACTAAATGCATAAAGGAAGCACTTAATGTTaacatgtttaaaataattcagTAAAATGTCATGGGAAGTTTATCCTTGTGTTGTTTTGTACTTAACAAAGTTAGAGAAAGTGCAACAAACCATTTTGCATATGCTGTCTGATAATTGTAGTGCTTCTTGCCACCTACCAACCCTGGTAAGGCCTTTGATGAGATAGACAAATGTGCTAAGCTCTGGAACAACACTCTTATTTGTCATGCTTGCATAAAGCTCAAAAGCGTTATCAACCTTATTTGCAAGGGACAGACTCTCAATTAAGGAAGTATATAGATATTTGTTGGCATTTGCAAGACTTGGAGATGATGAAATCTCCTCAAGTAGATTCAGCGCAACTTCCAGTCTTCCAGCCTTGATAAATCTATCAACCAAAATTCTGTATAAAGACTCGACTGGTGCTAATTCATTCTCATTCAGCTCATTCAAAAGCCCAATTGAGATTACAAACTCTCGATTAAAGCCCTCAATAATTTTCCGGTAACTTGACAAATGCCTTGGCCAATACGTCTGTGTCATTTCATCTAGAAGTCTGTGTGCTTCATCAAGAAGGCCAGCGGAACAACAATGATTTATCAAGACCCTATAGGTTATAAAGTTTGGTGCACAGCCCTTTGAGCACATACTAGTATATAGCTCAAGACACTGTTCAATTTTTCCCAATTTCCCCAAGCCATCAATCATTGCAGTATAAGTTACGACATTTGGATAACAACccacttcttccattttaaGTATGAGCTTGTATGCTTCATCCGCCTTTCCAACTTTACAGAGGCCATCAATCATCTCTGTGTAAATAACAACATTTGGAGTGCAAGAATTTTCTAACATCTTGGACAACACTTTCAAAACAAGATCCAATCGTTTCTCTTTAAACAGACCATTAATTAAAGAACTGTAAGTGTACAAATTCGGACTATATCCACGCTCTGACATCTTTACAAACACCTCCCGTGCACTTTCAAGATCTCCAGTCTTGCAAAACCCATCTATGAGAGCATCATACACTATTTGGTTAGGTTCACAACCATTAATTGACATGGTATCCAATAATTCACGGGCTTCTTTAACCCTGTTTGCTTTGCATAAACCATCCACCAAAGCCCcatatgtaataatatttgCTGTTTCACAGTCATTGTTATCTAGCTTAAAATACATGTCCATGTCAGAGCATTCCATGTCACCTTGCATTCTGGCATAGATCTGGCAAGCTTTATCAATCTGCCCAGCCTTGCAATGACCATCAATTAAAGCTGTATACGTAATAACATTAGGCTTGCAACCTTCCACCAACATCATCTGAAATAGtttatttgcatcaaacacCTTTCTTGCTTTCAGGTATGCATGAATAAGAGCAGTATAAGTCACTACATTTGGGATGCATCCGTCTCTTAGCATTTCATCAAACCACTTGTGAGCCTGTTGAATAAGACCAGCTTTGCAAAAGCtatcaattaaaatagtatacGTATAAACACTGGGAACAATGCcgttctttttcatttcttcaaacaacaaaaaagcCTTCTCTACCTTGGAGGCATCACAAAGAAAACCAATAACTTTAGAATATGTACTATCATCAGGAATGAAACCCTTGCTCATCATTTCGCATATAATCTTAAAGGCTTTATCAAACTTTCCAGCTCTACAAAGACACCGTGCAAAATTGCTGACATTTACCTTATTTAACACAACCCCTGAATCTAACATTTCACTGTAAGCCTTTTCCGCCAATTCCAGCAAATCTGAGTCGGGCAGCTCCTCATTGCTGCATATACTACCAATGAATATATTATAAAGCAGATAGCTGGGTTGGCACCCACAGTTATCCATTTTCCTAAACAACTTATAGGCATAAGAGTAATCCCTGAATTTACAAAAGGCATGTACAAGAGAATTAAACATTTCCCGATTAGGATAACAGCCTTCTGTCATCATCAGGCTAAGAATTCTCTTACACCTGCCCAGCTGCCCTTTCCCCAAACAACCAGAAACCAAAGTTCTATATGTAATAACATTGGGAATGCAGGAATTCAACCGCATTCGATCCAAAATTTGCATAGCTTCTTCAAAACGCGAAGCTTCGCACAACCCGGAAAGCATCCTATTATAGAAAACTGTGTCCGGCACAAAGTCTTCCTTCTCAATCAAACTCAGCGCATCCTCACACCTCCCCGCTTTGCAAAGGGAATAGGCAAAACAACTGAGGGTATATCCATCCATGAAAAACCCAGAGTTGGACATCTCTTTCTGAACCAAGTAAGCAGTATCTAACTTATCAGCCCGAAGAAAAACCTGAATCAAAGCATTATAAGTGGTAGGAGAAGCCTTGTACCCGAAATCCTTAAGCCTCCCCAACTCTTCCAACGCCACATTCCACATCCCATTCCTGCAACACTTTTGAATGAGAAAATTGAGCAACTTCCGAAGAAGCATCCTGTCATCATCCCTAATTTGCATCAGAAACATGTCAGACACTCTTTCATTAACGTCATTGCAACACAGTAACTCAATCAGCGCATTGTACACCACAGGAGTGTGGGTGTAACCGATTTGACGACTCGCCCACAGAAAAAACTCGACGCACAGCTGAGGGTGTTTAACGAGATTCATCACCTCAACAACCAGAGACTCGCTTAGCTTACCCCGAAACTGCCTCAAGAAATTTTGGGTTTCGGAGCCAAACCCGGTTCTGATTGCGTTGGAGATGGATACGGCGTCGTTAGAGGAGTCACCGGAGGGGGTGGAGGAATTGAGCAAAGAGTTGCGGAGGAATGCGTAGTGTTGCGACAACTGGAGGGAAGAATCGTGCAAAGAAGTTTCATCGTCGGAGGGAAGAAGACCTGGGAGAGGGTGGTGTGAGGAATTGGAGCAGTGTTGTTTTGGGTGTAAAAATTGCATAGAGCGAGAGAGAAGATTGTTCAACTCTCTCTTCTTCATAATCATCAATCAAAATCAACGACACACGAACCAACCAACCCTTTGATTTAGGGTTTAAGAGAGAGAACCAAACAAGACAAAGCCCTTGGAGTAACGAAAGATAACTCcatttcattttcaaaccaactcatgatgatttcaattttttatttctactgTATAAGGTTAAAATTCTTAATTATGGTTTCATCTTCTTAATCGATATTAAGAAAgataacaataaattttaaaactacgATTCACACGTTACATTCGCACTATGATTACATATAAGATGTACCTAacgtatatataataatttgattttaaaaactttaGAGATTTATTTGGAATTTCTTATTATacagtttttaaatatatttttaatctgtGAGTGGATCATGATTAATTCTTTATTATTCTTTCTCCTTACATGGTAAGATTTGTAATccttatttttagtatttataaaatgagggaattttagtttttattcatataaaatattttttcctcaacattttaaattactacTTTTTGTCTTTACTATCAATTTTAAGATGAATAAATGAAGTTTAttctatatattatattattttaaaatgacaaatattGATAACATATCATAGACGTGGTTGGAAATGGCCAATTAGTCATTTGTTCCCGTCACATAATATTAGATTGAATGTAGTGATTTTCaattctataataaaaaataaatagattttttatatagattaaaaaaaatactatttttgagttatatatttaaattttttaacaatgaatcttacaaacaaaatttccaatttaaattttacaaaagtaaaaatactatttcacaaaaaaataaagttaatcaCAATTTTATTTCGAGGATGCAATAGCTCTGTGACAAAGCTGAAAAAGGGTTAACTCAAAGATATTCAATGTATATTCCTATTTTATAATGACGGTGTAAGTGTATATTTATAGACTTTTAAACAATTGCTATCCATTTTATTGTTTAGGAGTAGTAGGAcagcaaattttattaagtaagatgaaataaaattaattcttttatccTAAATAGACCTCAAGCCCAATATCTAGAGGCAAATATAATTCATGTCCTGTTCTTGTCCTAAGATTATGTCTAAGCGTCCCTGGATCAAATACCAAATTTGCATCACGGTCTCTTTGGATTGAATGATAGATTTGAGGAAGTGAAAGATATGAAAAACAAAGGTAAATGAAAATTATGTTGTatggataaagaaaaagataataaaaaatgtaggaaaataagaagaaagtttgtacagaatttaattgatgtagatataaaaaaattgttttaaaagctGAAATTGTaagatgaataatttttttcttgaagtaaaaattatagttataattattgttgtttattaatattattaattattttttattattttataaatttatttttatcaattatataaatttatttatattattatattttatttttattctgtaaattattattattattatatatatcagAAATGTTagattagaaaaaataaagaatgttAAAGCCAATTGTTGTTCTATTTTATGCTGCAAGATAGAATTTTTCAAGAGAGGAAACGGTTGCTAAATGGTTACTTAAAAACACAAGGAAAAGTGGACCCAAAAAAAGGCGTAAGATGACCATGTATGTATACCTTTATTTAATCAGTCTCAAACTATCGTTGTAATGATTTTTAAgtagttattttaataattaacaataCTATTACACACAATGCTATATATGATTAAATGACcgtaaatatatataatctatttttaaaaatatgcaTACAAAGAACTATATACTTATGCAGGAAAACATGCACTCTTCTATGATTAGGGTTAGACGCAGCAATAGTAAGTAAACAGAACTTCAAACCCTAAGAAAGATCATTGTTATACAGTGTTTCAGAGACGTAAGAAAATGCATTAAACTTTcctctaatttttaatatgtaaggAACTTCTTCGGTGTTAGTGAGTATATGTTTGTGCAACTTCCACACATCAGAGGCGGCTTTATGTATTTGATTTATTCATACACTATACTTCacagaaaacttaaaagaataatgaaaaacagcaaatataatttacaaaaatGGTTTTTAAATGGTAAATGTAAagttacaaaacaaaaactgaGACACCTTTATTGTTGTTTCAGAGCAGCCGCTATCTTCTTATGGAGGAGCTCCACTCCTAGACGTGGGGACAATCGTGGTAAAGCCACCTAGAAAACAGAACAAAGTTTACTCAGACAGAATCATTCCATCTCTATGttgaatcttattttattattacttggtTGTCATGAATATTGCAAGAAAGGGAGAACACAGTATCAATTAGTTGGAGTTGGACCATAAAATCAGAAACTAATAGGACTAAAAAACTTCTAATGAACTGGTTTGCTTCCATGAGGTCCATCTTCATAAAGATGGTTGAGCAAATTGCGATGCAACTTCGAAATGAGAAAGACAGACTTATATGGGTAGTTCTTCAGGCTTAAGATGGCCAAAGTTACAAATTGTGTTTTCAATGAGGATTATGATTAAGAAGGAAAGGGAAAAGCTTTGATAGATTAAGATTAGTAAGTTGTTTCTTTGGACTTTTCTTCGAGGAATGTTAGCAACACCCTCCAACATTCAATCTACCATTTCGTTGAAAGTAAttgaaaatcataaattttggaGGATCCCCATTTCTCATTTTGGAGGGTCACCAGAATttgtaaatttcaaataaattatagacAATTATAAAGAGTCTTAAAACGAAacactcttctttttcttttcaaagatGGTATCTCTTAGTACTTCTTTGCTAACACTCTATGCCCTATTTGTTTAGGCTTTAGTTGTGTTCATTTTGGGgttatatcaaatatatttcataagCCCACAGTTCAGTATCTACCGGCACAATGGCGTACTATAATCACCGTGTGCAATAAATTACatctaaatattaaacaaaattcaGACTAAGTATGAATGTAAGACCTGACTATCCAACAGTTAAGGTCCGAATGATATGCAAACACCAATATACCGCAAACTAAGTACTATAACCAAAACCATGACATAATAGTGAAAACTAGAAGGGGAATGAGCTTAATAAGGAGTCAAACAACTATGCTAACAAATTGGACCAATTATTCATCTTCAAATAAAAAGACACAACGAAGACTCAAATGAAAAAGTTAGAAGTTCGTCAATAGTGATCAACAATAAGCTGAGTTCAAACTAGATGGCTGCATGTTATGTTGGGGAAAGCAAGGATGAATAATTGTGATATCAAATTCAAAAACGAATTCTGGTAGGTTTGCAAATAGGGAATACTTGAAGGAGATAAAAATCTTCCAAGAGTCAAGTAATTCAGGActtaataaaaccaaaaaagtAGGAGAGGTTTCCTAATGTTTGTTTTTAGTTTGAGTAGAAAAAACTGCAAAAGATATCAGTCATTCAAAGATGATATTCAAATCTCCAGGAAAATTCTTTGTCCTACTACTGATTGCAGGTTTGCATACAAATACAAGCATCAAACTTTAACTATTTAAAGACATTATGAAAACCTAGTGGGGGACACACACTTTGTTAGGTTTCACTTCCTTAATTAATGGCTAAGGGAGCCCCTGAAACAGAATAAGGGAAGAGACAGAGATGATAGAATTTTTCCTCCCCTTTTCATTCATACAAAATCTATATAAAACCATTACAAGGAATATTCATATCACAGTTGGTTACAATCAAAGGGTATTCCTGATTTGGTGGGTAAGGAAATCTACAAAGATCGAAAGCAAATCTTCCAAAATGCATAACTGAATTATTCTGATGCAGTGAAAAAACATGACCTGGCACTTCTAGAAACAAAGAGGTTTTTTATGGAACATAATCCTTCAAATGGGCTGGTGTGGTAGTAATCCTTTTGGGCCTTGCATTATTTGGATGACTTATAGTTTGCTTGCTAACACACTTCTACGAGAAACATGAATCCCTGCTAAATCACGATTCAAAGAAATTAGGCACTTGCCTACCTTGTAACCCTTCACCAATGAAAATCAGATGCAATCACCTAGGTCTCCGGGGCAGAAAGTGTCCCAAAACAACCTCTTTTAGCCTAATTTTTTTAAGCAAGTCCCACCCTTTCAATTTTCATTCCCGTCTAAAATTTTCTAGTTACACACTCGTCAATGCGAGTAGTAGCCCCCACTGTGTTGAATTAAAGAGCTTCATAATCATCAATGAATGAAGAAGAGTAGTGTGCGTAAGGGAACAAACCTCGGTGCCATCGGAAAGCACCTTAGCCAACACAGGTATCTCGTATTGATAAGCATTTTCCCACTCGGGATTGCTGGTTATATCCCTTATCTGACGAAACAAAagcaaaaatcaaataaaaacctCGTACCCATTGTCACCAATAAAACAACCAACGTGAGAGAAAGAGATATGCCTGCAAATCAACGTCGTTAAGTGAATCGGGACCGGCCAGTAAGAATGCAGCATGAAGCTTTTCTTTAAGGCCATCGCACAAACAGCAACCTGGTTTAGAGTAGAGAACAAGCTTTCTAGAAGGTTCGGCAGACGAAGATGAAGACGACAGAGGTCTGAATTTGAAAGCCTTTTGTCCTCTAAACAACAAAAGTGGCGATGGCCTTGCTACTGCAAAAGCTCCTAAAGCACTTCCCACTACCATGCTTCTCTTCCACACAACTCAAATTTTCTCTCAGCTTATGCCCAACTTTACATATACACCATAGGCTTTGTTGCAAAAGCCCATTTTACATTCTTTTGGGCTTTTGGGCCTTTTTATCGTCATTAAACAGCCAAGCATAatttgggtgttgctccctccaccaccaccatttctccctccacctccccaatcttttacaaaaaaaaattaattacaaatataactttttttacttttaactctatttatttattttaaactcaaATCTTATCATTTTacccatttttactttttactcaGCCCCACCTCCCAACTCTCCTCTCTCTTTTCAGATTCTCACCCTCCAAACTCCACCACATCCCTttgttttaattacaaaaatattaatataataaaattatatatttcatataattaaattaataaataattttttatataattataaaattgttaaagaatacaaaaatcatatataaaaaatatatattatacaaaaacattaaaaaaaattaattatatataactgcaaaatacaaaaaaatataaatataaactaataacaataaagatcttcaaaaatacactattaaaatacatcaaaaatatattcaaaaataatacatcaaaacatataaattacattattaaaatatctccaaaattaatataaaaaagtaaactaataaaaataaactggaaaataaacatgtaacttTAAACAAATGTGAGCATCCGAT
This Vigna angularis cultivar LongXiaoDou No.4 chromosome 4, ASM1680809v1, whole genome shotgun sequence DNA region includes the following protein-coding sequences:
- the LOC108330870 gene encoding uncharacterized protein LOC108330870 isoform X1; translated protein: MVVGSALGAFAVARPSPLLLFRGQKAFKFRPLSSSSSSAEPSRKLVLYSKPGCCLCDGLKEKLHAAFLLAGPDSLNDVDLQIRDITSNPEWENAYQYEIPVLAKVLSDGTEVALPRLSPRLGVELLHKKIAAALKQQ
- the LOC108330870 gene encoding uncharacterized protein LOC108330870 isoform X2; the encoded protein is MVVGSALGAFAVARPSPLLLFRGQKAFKFRPLSSSSSSAEPSRKLVLYSKPGCCLCDGLKEKLHAAFLLAGPDSLNDVDLQIRDITSNPEWENAYQYEIPVLAKVLSDGTEGFMFLVEVC
- the LOC108331585 gene encoding pentatricopeptide repeat-containing protein At1g06710, mitochondrial — encoded protein: MIMKKRELNNLLSRSMQFLHPKQHCSNSSHHPLPGLLPSDDETSLHDSSLQLSQHYAFLRNSLLNSSTPSGDSSNDAVSISNAIRTGFGSETQNFLRQFRGKLSESLVVEVMNLVKHPQLCVEFFLWASRQIGYTHTPVVYNALIELLCCNDVNERVSDMFLMQIRDDDRMLLRKLLNFLIQKCCRNGMWNVALEELGRLKDFGYKASPTTYNALIQVFLRADKLDTAYLVQKEMSNSGFFMDGYTLSCFAYSLCKAGRCEDALSLIEKEDFVPDTVFYNRMLSGLCEASRFEEAMQILDRMRLNSCIPNVITYRTLVSGCLGKGQLGRCKRILSLMMTEGCYPNREMFNSLVHAFCKFRDYSYAYKLFRKMDNCGCQPSYLLYNIFIGSICSNEELPDSDLLELAEKAYSEMLDSGVVLNKVNVSNFARCLCRAGKFDKAFKIICEMMSKGFIPDDSTYSKVIGFLCDASKVEKAFLLFEEMKKNGIVPSVYTYTILIDSFCKAGLIQQAHKWFDEMLRDGCIPNVVTYTALIHAYLKARKVFDANKLFQMMLVEGCKPNVITYTALIDGHCKAGQIDKACQIYARMQGDMECSDMDMYFKLDNNDCETANIITYGALVDGLCKANRVKEARELLDTMSINGCEPNQIVYDALIDGFCKTGDLESAREVFVKMSERGYSPNLYTYSSLINGLFKEKRLDLVLKVLSKMLENSCTPNVVIYTEMIDGLCKVGKADEAYKLILKMEEVGCYPNVVTYTAMIDGLGKLGKIEQCLELYTSMCSKGCAPNFITYRVLINHCCSAGLLDEAHRLLDEMTQTYWPRHLSSYRKIIEGFNREFVISIGLLNELNENELAPVESLYRILVDRFIKAGRLEVALNLLEEISSSPSLANANKYLYTSLIESLSLANKVDNAFELYASMTNKSVVPELSTFVYLIKGLTRVGRWQEALQLSDSICKMDICWLHEEITVVD